A single genomic interval of Lentimicrobium saccharophilum harbors:
- the menB gene encoding 1,4-dihydroxy-2-naphthoyl-CoA synthase: MTKRNWTTIKEYEEIRFDFFEGIARITINRPRYRNAFTPDTIKEMIDAMHYCREADNVGVVVITGEGDKAFCSGGDQNIKGHGGYIGKDGIPRLNVLDLQKLIRSLPKPVVAMVNGYAIGGGHVLHVVCDLSIASDNAIFGQTGPKVGSFDGGFGSSYLARIVGQKKAREIWFLCRQYSAQEALEMGLVNKVVPFDQLEDEVVDWCKTMMKRSPLALRMLKLAMNAELDGQAGLQELAGNATLLYYLTEEAQEGKRAFLEKREPDFQKFPKFP, encoded by the coding sequence ATGACCAAAAGAAACTGGACAACTATAAAAGAGTACGAAGAGATCAGATTTGATTTTTTTGAAGGCATCGCCCGCATCACCATCAACAGGCCGCGTTACCGCAACGCTTTTACGCCGGACACCATCAAAGAGATGATCGATGCCATGCATTATTGCCGTGAAGCCGACAACGTAGGTGTGGTCGTGATCACCGGGGAAGGCGACAAGGCCTTTTGCAGCGGAGGCGACCAAAACATCAAGGGACACGGGGGTTACATCGGCAAGGATGGCATTCCACGCCTGAATGTGCTGGATTTGCAGAAGCTGATCCGCTCCCTGCCTAAACCCGTAGTGGCCATGGTGAACGGTTACGCGATAGGCGGAGGGCATGTGCTGCATGTGGTGTGCGACCTGAGCATTGCCTCCGATAACGCCATTTTCGGGCAAACAGGCCCCAAGGTTGGCAGTTTCGACGGCGGTTTCGGATCATCTTACCTGGCCCGCATCGTGGGGCAGAAAAAGGCCCGCGAAATATGGTTCCTCTGCCGGCAGTATTCGGCACAGGAAGCGCTTGAGATGGGCCTGGTGAACAAGGTGGTACCCTTTGATCAGCTGGAAGATGAAGTGGTTGACTGGTGCAAGACCATGATGAAACGCAGCCCGCTGGCGCTGCGCATGCTCAAGCTTGCCATGAATGCCGAACTGGATGGTCAGGCGGGGTTACAGGAGCTGGCCGGAAATGCCACCCTGCTTTATTACCTCACCGAAGAGGCGCAGGAAGGAAAACGGGCCTTTCTTGAAAAAAGAGAGCCCGATTTTCAGAAATTTCCTAAATTCCCCTGA
- a CDS encoding 1,4-dihydroxy-2-naphthoate polyprenyltransferase: MKKEKYKAWIHATRPRTLPLAFSSSLMGSFVAWHDGYFSWLVFMLALLTTLFLQILSNLANDYGDSVNGADNPERVGPARTVQSGAISLREMKTAVIITAALALISGILLIGSGIGFTLSGGWLAFLGLGITAVAAAIMYTAGSKPYGYIGLGDLFVFIFFGLTGVIGTYYLHTHHINAALWLPAAALGLLSTAVLNLNNMRDVKGDALSGKRTLVVIMGSGWAKYYHALLVLGALSALALWTILNYHHPLQFIFLLMALFFARHLAVVFRNKIPAELDPQLKRLAMATFATVIIFGFSILF, from the coding sequence ATGAAAAAAGAAAAATACAAGGCTTGGATACACGCCACCCGTCCACGCACGCTGCCCCTGGCATTTTCCAGTTCGCTGATGGGGAGTTTCGTGGCATGGCATGACGGCTATTTCAGCTGGTTGGTCTTCATGCTGGCACTGCTTACTACCCTTTTTCTGCAGATTCTAAGTAACCTTGCCAATGATTACGGCGACTCGGTGAACGGCGCCGATAATCCCGAAAGGGTCGGTCCGGCGAGGACAGTGCAAAGCGGGGCGATTTCGCTCAGGGAAATGAAAACGGCCGTAATTATTACGGCAGCCCTTGCACTGATATCGGGGATTCTGCTTATCGGCTCAGGGATCGGCTTTACCCTTTCAGGCGGATGGCTGGCTTTTCTCGGTCTGGGGATTACCGCGGTGGCTGCAGCAATTATGTACACCGCCGGTTCAAAGCCATATGGTTACATCGGTCTTGGCGACCTGTTTGTATTTATCTTTTTCGGCCTTACCGGCGTCATCGGAACCTATTATCTGCACACCCACCACATCAACGCGGCTCTGTGGCTTCCGGCTGCTGCGCTGGGACTGCTCAGCACCGCCGTACTCAACCTTAACAATATGCGCGATGTAAAAGGGGACGCCCTTTCGGGGAAGCGCACCCTGGTGGTTATCATGGGCAGCGGTTGGGCAAAATATTACCACGCCTTGCTTGTTCTTGGCGCCCTTTCAGCCCTTGCCCTGTGGACCATTCTGAACTACCACCACCCGCTTCAGTTCATTTTTCTGCTTATGGCCCTCTTCTTTGCCAGACATCTTGCCGTTGTTTTCCGCAACAAAATCCCCGCTGAGCTGGATCCGCAACTAAAGCGGCTGGCCATGGCAACCTTTGCCACAGTGATTATTTTCGGGTTCAGTATACTGTTTTAG
- a CDS encoding o-succinylbenzoate synthase, which produces MLSATYHRHRLIFRQPAGTSRGVLHHRDSYFLLLRDTLNPETTGIGECGVIPGLSPDDRPGFEERIVSLCKEINQTSTVNISGLESWPSIRFALETALFDLTGGGKRILFESAFSSGEQPININGLIWMGDENFMLQQIEEKLAAGYRVIKIKVGAIDFETELKLIAGIRKRFGEDRITIRLDANGAFSAEEAAEKLKRLSDFAIHSIEQPIKHGNPSIMAEICRTSPIPVALDEELIGICGSDSKKKLLEQIKPRYIILKPSLLGGFYACREWIDLATGEGIGWWITSALESNIGLNAIAQWTATLGNDLPQGLGTGSLYANNIPGPLEAANGVLHYLPGKPWDLTFTGLSNPHSAGS; this is translated from the coding sequence ATGCTCAGCGCCACTTACCACAGGCACAGGCTGATCTTCAGGCAGCCGGCAGGCACCTCGCGGGGCGTGCTGCATCACCGCGACAGCTATTTTTTACTGCTCCGTGACACCCTGAACCCCGAAACAACCGGAATCGGGGAGTGCGGAGTAATCCCCGGCCTGAGTCCTGACGACAGGCCCGGTTTTGAAGAGAGAATCGTCAGCCTCTGCAAAGAAATCAACCAAACATCTACGGTGAATATCTCCGGACTGGAAAGCTGGCCTTCCATCCGCTTCGCATTGGAAACCGCCCTATTCGACCTTACCGGCGGGGGGAAAAGAATACTGTTTGAAAGTGCATTCAGCTCAGGCGAACAGCCCATCAATATCAACGGGCTGATCTGGATGGGGGATGAAAACTTCATGCTTCAACAGATAGAAGAAAAACTGGCCGCAGGCTACAGGGTGATCAAAATCAAGGTAGGCGCCATTGACTTTGAGACCGAACTGAAGCTGATCGCCGGCATCAGAAAACGCTTCGGTGAAGATCGGATAACGATAAGGCTTGACGCGAACGGCGCTTTTTCAGCGGAAGAAGCGGCTGAAAAGCTGAAACGCTTGTCGGACTTTGCCATTCACAGCATAGAACAACCCATAAAACACGGTAACCCATCAATCATGGCTGAAATCTGCCGTACTTCACCCATCCCGGTGGCCCTGGATGAAGAACTGATCGGCATCTGCGGAAGTGACAGCAAAAAAAAGCTGCTGGAGCAGATCAAACCACGGTACATTATCCTTAAGCCTTCCCTGCTGGGCGGTTTTTATGCCTGCCGTGAATGGATTGACCTTGCAACCGGGGAAGGCATCGGCTGGTGGATTACCTCCGCCCTGGAATCCAACATCGGACTGAACGCCATCGCCCAATGGACAGCCACCCTCGGCAACGACCTGCCGCAGGGGCTGGGTACCGGTTCGCTATACGCCAACAACATCCCGGGCCCGCTGGAAGCAGCAAACGGCGTGCTTCATTACCTGCCCGGAAAACCATGGGACCTTACTTTCACCGGTTTGTCCAATCCTCATTCTGCAGGTTCATGA
- a CDS encoding AMP-binding protein produces MKIPDRLSVNGRVYSGKSLKTVAERLCASSVQWEKELGEFLQQWTSGDENITAFTSGSTGPAKAIRLNKNAMTASAEATINALNLKSAHQALLCLSCRTIAGMMMVVRSMVAEMNLISLPPSGNPLKGAGKKFRADFAAMVPAQVYNCLNDEGSRETFLSIGTVIIGGGEISPQLEAQLRELPNALYATYGMTETISHIALRRLNGPERSDFYTALPDIAIMADTRGCLVIDAPRISEQTITTNDLVETEGGNRFRWLGRYDNIINRGGKKLMPESIEKKLFPCIILRFFIAGLPHEKYGEAPVLLIESAEIPGENLQLLQKSIAAALSRDETPLRIFTVPVFSETESGKINRKETLKQYKHLLCL; encoded by the coding sequence ATGAAAATTCCCGACCGCCTCTCCGTCAATGGCCGGGTGTACTCCGGAAAATCCCTTAAAACAGTGGCTGAACGACTGTGCGCTTCATCAGTCCAATGGGAAAAAGAATTGGGAGAATTTCTGCAACAGTGGACTTCCGGGGATGAAAACATCACTGCTTTTACATCCGGTTCAACAGGCCCAGCCAAAGCCATACGGCTGAATAAAAATGCCATGACGGCATCGGCCGAAGCCACTATAAATGCACTGAACCTTAAATCAGCCCATCAGGCATTGCTTTGTCTTTCATGCAGAACCATTGCCGGGATGATGATGGTGGTGCGTTCGATGGTAGCTGAAATGAACCTCATCTCGCTACCACCGTCGGGCAATCCGCTGAAAGGTGCAGGGAAAAAGTTCCGGGCTGATTTTGCGGCAATGGTACCCGCCCAGGTCTACAACTGCCTGAATGATGAAGGAAGCAGGGAAACATTCCTGTCGATAGGAACGGTCATCATCGGGGGCGGAGAAATCAGCCCGCAGCTTGAAGCACAGCTCAGGGAACTGCCCAACGCCCTTTACGCAACCTATGGTATGACGGAAACCATCAGTCACATCGCCCTGCGCCGCCTCAACGGACCTGAACGGAGTGATTTTTACACGGCCCTTCCGGACATCGCCATCATGGCTGACACAAGGGGATGCCTGGTGATTGATGCCCCGAGGATCAGCGAGCAGACAATCACCACCAACGACCTCGTTGAAACGGAAGGTGGCAACCGCTTCAGATGGCTGGGCAGGTACGACAACATCATCAACCGCGGAGGGAAAAAGCTGATGCCCGAATCCATCGAGAAAAAGCTGTTCCCGTGTATTATACTAAGGTTTTTCATAGCCGGTCTGCCCCATGAAAAATACGGAGAGGCGCCGGTACTGCTGATAGAATCCGCTGAAATACCCGGAGAGAATCTTCAACTGTTGCAAAAGAGCATCGCTGCGGCACTGAGCCGCGATGAAACGCCCCTTCGCATTTTTACAGTCCCGGTCTTTTCAGAAACGGAAAGCGGAAAAATTAACCGGAAAGAAACCCTGAAACAATACAAGCATTTGCTTTGCCTATAG
- the serS gene encoding serine--tRNA ligase, whose translation MLELNYIRENTAEAAARLSIKNVDADGILKQILEIDVRRREAQKELDDNLAESNALARQIGDLFKSGKAAEASDLKARTATLKVLAKELQEKFDGLLQEQNNLLVQLPNVPHPSVPRGKSAEDNEIVHREGEIPALYEGAIPHWDLASKYDIIDFELGNKVTGAGFPFYKGQGARLQRALINFFLDNAIEAGYYEIQPPLVVNEASGYGTGQLPDKDGQMYFCDLDKLYLIPTAEVPVTNIYRDVILKGSDFPVKNVAYSNCFRREAGSYGKDVRGLNRLHQFDKVEIVQIQHPEKSYETLEEMRSYVTGLLRKLELPFRILKLCGGDMSFTSSLTYDFEVYSAAQQRWLEVSSVSNFESFQANRMKLRFKDENGKTRLCHTLNGSALALPRIVAALLENNQSPEGIRIPSALAKYTGYDTIR comes from the coding sequence ATGCTTGAACTGAATTATATCCGCGAAAATACCGCTGAAGCTGCAGCGAGACTGTCCATCAAAAACGTTGATGCGGATGGCATCCTGAAACAGATTCTTGAAATTGATGTTCGCCGGCGTGAAGCCCAGAAAGAACTGGACGACAACCTGGCCGAATCCAATGCCCTGGCCCGGCAGATCGGAGACCTTTTTAAATCTGGCAAAGCCGCTGAAGCAAGCGACCTGAAAGCCCGCACCGCAACATTAAAAGTACTGGCCAAAGAGCTCCAGGAAAAATTTGACGGACTGCTTCAGGAGCAAAACAACCTGCTGGTGCAACTGCCGAATGTTCCCCATCCCTCAGTGCCCCGTGGTAAAAGCGCCGAAGACAACGAAATCGTGCACCGCGAAGGCGAAATACCTGCGTTATATGAAGGTGCCATCCCTCACTGGGACCTTGCTTCGAAATACGACATCATAGACTTTGAGTTGGGCAACAAGGTAACCGGAGCCGGATTTCCCTTTTACAAAGGGCAGGGCGCCCGGTTGCAGCGTGCGCTGATTAACTTTTTCCTCGACAACGCCATTGAAGCCGGATACTATGAAATCCAGCCCCCGCTGGTTGTGAACGAGGCTTCGGGATATGGCACCGGCCAGCTGCCCGATAAAGACGGACAGATGTACTTCTGTGACCTCGACAAGCTATACCTTATTCCTACTGCCGAAGTACCCGTTACCAACATCTACCGTGATGTGATTCTGAAGGGCAGCGACTTCCCGGTGAAAAATGTAGCCTATTCCAATTGCTTCCGCCGCGAAGCCGGTTCTTACGGAAAGGATGTGCGCGGCCTGAACCGCCTGCACCAGTTCGACAAGGTGGAGATCGTACAGATTCAGCACCCCGAAAAATCTTATGAAACGCTGGAGGAAATGCGCAGTTACGTCACCGGCCTGCTCCGCAAACTGGAACTGCCTTTCCGGATACTAAAGCTATGTGGTGGCGATATGAGCTTTACCTCTTCCCTGACGTATGATTTTGAAGTTTACTCGGCTGCACAACAACGCTGGCTTGAAGTGAGTTCCGTTTCCAATTTCGAGTCATTCCAGGCCAACCGCATGAAACTGAGGTTTAAGGATGAAAACGGGAAAACCCGATTGTGCCATACCCTCAATGGCAGCGCGCTCGCCCTGCCCCGCATCGTGGCTGCGCTGCTCGAAAACAACCAGAGTCCGGAAGGAATCCGCATCCCGTCAGCACTGGCAAAATACACGGGATACGACACCATCCGTTAA
- a CDS encoding tetratricopeptide repeat protein, which yields MKKLFILLCIVSLVLFRIPVSAQAVTDEQLGLMYYNNKEFDKAAALFDRLFGEKPNLFNYTYLIQSLLELNDFDQAEKIVKKQARRFPDDARYVVDQGYLLLRTNQGNKAAKIFEQAIKDLPAEQRKVAELANSFISRRENDYAIRTYLKGRQMLAPQYTFGFELSNLYEISGNFDKMAEEYLGLLETNPEFQNQVQARLQNSLNNDPEGLKSEAFRTALLRKVQSNPDDVMMSEMMLWLSIQLKDFEAALIQARALDRRLDENGSRVFALGGLSVNNGNYKTGAEAYQYVIDRSSDMGLVVQSKVELLRADYEQLIRTYPLSLPALKNLEQRYVKTLDEANRNPLSFPLMRNLAHLQAFYLDNTEGAIQLLEELITLTNNNKLLQAECKLELADIMLFTGEPWEATLLYSQVDKAFKNEPIGHEARFRNAKLSFYIGEFNWARAQLDVLKAATSKLIANDAMAMSLIISDNIDMDSSTVQLGTYARADLLLYRNQPDAAIAVLDSLLQAWPGHPITDDALMKKAEIRMKQGMFSEAETLYKQVISEYGEGIQGDDAQYRLGLLYEEQMKDNTKAMAAYQEMLVKYPGSVFSVEARKRFRLLRGDMVN from the coding sequence ATGAAAAAGCTCTTCATCCTTCTGTGCATCGTCAGTCTGGTCCTTTTCAGGATTCCGGTATCAGCACAGGCGGTAACCGATGAGCAACTTGGGCTGATGTACTACAACAACAAGGAGTTTGATAAGGCGGCCGCCCTTTTCGACCGGCTTTTCGGCGAAAAACCCAACCTTTTCAACTACACTTACCTGATTCAGAGCTTACTGGAACTCAACGATTTTGACCAGGCTGAGAAAATTGTAAAAAAGCAGGCAAGGCGTTTTCCCGATGATGCCCGCTATGTGGTGGATCAGGGTTATTTGCTGCTGCGCACCAATCAGGGCAATAAGGCCGCTAAGATCTTCGAGCAGGCCATCAAAGACCTGCCCGCCGAGCAGCGCAAGGTGGCAGAACTGGCCAACTCATTTATCTCGAGGCGCGAAAATGATTACGCCATCCGCACCTACCTGAAAGGGAGGCAGATGCTGGCACCACAGTACACCTTTGGCTTCGAATTGTCGAACCTGTATGAGATTTCAGGCAATTTCGACAAAATGGCCGAAGAATATCTGGGACTACTCGAAACCAATCCTGAATTCCAGAATCAGGTGCAGGCCCGGTTGCAAAACTCCCTCAATAACGATCCGGAAGGATTGAAGTCAGAGGCATTCAGAACGGCCTTGCTCAGGAAAGTGCAAAGCAATCCGGATGACGTGATGATGTCGGAAATGATGCTCTGGCTGAGCATACAACTGAAGGACTTTGAAGCTGCGCTGATTCAGGCCAGAGCCCTCGACCGCCGGCTTGATGAAAACGGCAGCCGTGTATTTGCCCTTGGCGGACTCAGTGTGAATAACGGGAACTACAAAACCGGCGCTGAAGCTTATCAGTATGTGATTGACCGCTCCAGCGATATGGGCCTGGTGGTACAATCGAAGGTGGAACTGCTCAGGGCGGATTACGAGCAACTTATCCGCACCTACCCGCTCAGCCTTCCGGCATTAAAGAATCTTGAGCAGCGGTACGTAAAAACACTGGATGAAGCCAACCGCAACCCCCTCTCATTCCCCCTGATGCGCAACCTGGCGCACCTGCAAGCATTCTACCTCGACAACACCGAAGGAGCCATTCAGCTGCTCGAGGAGCTGATTACCCTGACAAACAACAACAAATTGCTGCAGGCAGAATGCAAACTCGAACTGGCGGATATCATGCTGTTTACCGGAGAGCCCTGGGAAGCAACCCTGCTCTATTCGCAGGTGGATAAAGCCTTTAAAAATGAACCGATCGGACATGAAGCCCGTTTCCGGAACGCGAAACTTTCATTTTACATAGGAGAGTTCAATTGGGCAAGGGCACAACTCGACGTGCTGAAGGCCGCCACCTCAAAACTGATCGCCAACGACGCCATGGCCATGTCGCTGATTATCAGCGACAATATTGATATGGACAGTTCCACCGTTCAGCTGGGCACTTATGCCAGGGCCGATCTGCTGCTATACCGTAATCAGCCCGATGCGGCCATTGCGGTGCTCGATTCCCTGCTGCAGGCCTGGCCGGGGCACCCCATCACCGACGACGCGCTGATGAAAAAAGCAGAAATCAGGATGAAGCAGGGCATGTTTTCAGAGGCTGAAACCCTATACAAGCAGGTAATCAGCGAATACGGCGAAGGCATACAGGGCGACGATGCACAGTACCGCCTTGGCCTGCTGTACGAAGAGCAAATGAAAGATAACACCAAAGCCATGGCCGCCTATCAGGAAATGCTGGTAAAATACCCCGGCAGCGTTTTCAGTGTGGAGGCACGGAAGCGGTTCAGGTTGCTCAGGGGAGATATGGTGAATTGA
- a CDS encoding IS4 family transposase — MGTDCKQGIKVQDLLKLIPDDLLADLSSETNVDYQVKKLYGRNVFSLLLFGLIESDRLGLRSLEDFYNSTHYKVLFNIPNKNTTKYNSLSARLATMNVDFFRKAYEAIYEQCSQLYDENDLALNYKLSRVDSTMVCQTAAKLENGIHVGCKKDGKKQIKYTVCLTDMFPSSVEVFNQQCHISENLTIPKAIFRVIDKNKDNVFVFDRGVSDRQTFCKLDQEEYTFVTRLKSDARFIALEDFEISQDQKVRNLTILKDQRVYLYKSGTSVVEHSFRLVQAINDKGYPYFFLTNMFSIPAKDIITIYKSRWDIEVFFRFIKQELNFSHFISVNENGIKILLYMTLILSMLILIYKKINGLGYKTAKRRFMIEMWDIIAIIMIKHSGGDPSLVFR, encoded by the coding sequence ATGGGAACAGATTGTAAGCAGGGTATAAAAGTCCAAGACTTACTCAAGCTTATACCTGATGACTTGTTGGCTGATTTGAGTTCAGAAACCAACGTTGATTATCAGGTAAAAAAGCTTTATGGCAGGAATGTCTTTAGCCTTTTACTGTTTGGACTGATAGAAAGCGATCGTCTTGGTCTCAGGTCGCTAGAGGATTTTTATAACTCCACCCATTACAAGGTGCTGTTTAATATTCCAAATAAAAACACAACCAAATATAACTCTCTATCTGCTCGTCTTGCAACTATGAATGTTGACTTTTTTCGAAAGGCCTATGAAGCTATATACGAGCAATGTTCTCAACTCTACGATGAAAACGATCTGGCTTTGAATTACAAATTATCCAGAGTTGATTCAACAATGGTTTGTCAGACAGCTGCTAAACTGGAAAATGGGATCCATGTTGGCTGTAAGAAAGATGGTAAAAAGCAGATTAAATATACTGTTTGTCTGACCGATATGTTTCCTAGTAGTGTTGAGGTTTTTAATCAGCAATGCCATATCAGCGAAAACCTCACCATTCCTAAGGCGATATTCAGGGTGATTGACAAGAACAAAGACAATGTCTTTGTTTTTGATCGGGGAGTATCTGACCGACAAACTTTCTGTAAGTTGGACCAGGAAGAATACACTTTTGTTACAAGACTGAAATCAGATGCAAGATTTATTGCTCTGGAAGATTTTGAGATAAGTCAAGACCAAAAAGTAAGAAATCTTACAATCCTTAAAGATCAACGTGTTTACTTATATAAGAGTGGAACATCAGTAGTTGAGCATTCTTTTAGACTTGTACAGGCAATAAATGATAAGGGATATCCTTACTTCTTTCTTACCAATATGTTCTCTATCCCAGCCAAAGACATAATAACAATTTATAAATCAAGGTGGGATATTGAGGTCTTTTTCAGATTCATTAAGCAGGAATTGAACTTTTCCCACTTCATCAGTGTGAATGAAAACGGAATTAAGATCCTCTTGTACATGACCCTTATTCTCTCCATGCTGATTCTGATCTATAAAAAGATTAATGGATTGGGGTATAAAACAGCTAAAAGAAGGTTCATGATCGAAATGTGGGATATCATCGCCATAATTATGATCAAACATAGTGGAGGTGATCCAAGTCTCGTCTTCAGGTGA
- the rsmA gene encoding 16S rRNA (adenine(1518)-N(6)/adenine(1519)-N(6))-dimethyltransferase RsmA, with the protein MEPVRAKKHLGQHFLKDENIARKITDSLSLPCDALLEIGPGTGVLTKYLLELPVNKFLAIDVDRDSVPYLKKTFPEAADNFIEGDFLRIPVDQLFEGPFSVIGNFPYNISSQILFRVLDYRNQIPEVVGMFQKEVAERIAAPPGSKTYGIISVLLQAWYDIEYLFTVSEHVFHPPPKVKSAVIRLRRNQVNALGCDEKLFVNVVKTAFNQRRKTLKNGLKSFKFAPDERLDQLFTKRAEQLGIEEFIYITGRVIQQKAS; encoded by the coding sequence ATGGAACCTGTAAGGGCAAAGAAACACCTGGGGCAGCATTTTCTGAAAGATGAAAACATCGCCCGAAAAATTACGGACAGCCTCAGTCTGCCCTGTGACGCATTGCTTGAAATCGGCCCCGGAACCGGTGTGCTCACCAAATACCTGCTTGAACTTCCCGTTAATAAATTCCTGGCCATTGATGTGGACCGGGATTCTGTTCCTTATCTGAAAAAAACATTTCCTGAAGCGGCTGACAACTTCATTGAGGGCGATTTCCTCAGGATACCGGTTGATCAGCTTTTCGAAGGCCCGTTCTCGGTCATCGGCAATTTTCCTTACAATATCTCCTCACAAATACTCTTCAGGGTATTGGATTACCGGAATCAGATTCCCGAAGTGGTGGGGATGTTTCAGAAAGAAGTGGCCGAGCGGATTGCAGCCCCTCCCGGAAGCAAAACCTACGGTATTATCAGTGTGCTGCTTCAGGCATGGTATGATATTGAATACCTGTTTACCGTAAGTGAGCATGTGTTTCACCCGCCTCCAAAGGTAAAATCGGCGGTCATCCGGTTGAGAAGAAACCAGGTAAACGCACTGGGGTGTGATGAAAAACTGTTTGTGAACGTAGTGAAAACCGCTTTTAACCAAAGGCGCAAAACCCTGAAGAACGGATTAAAGTCCTTTAAATTCGCACCTGATGAACGTCTGGATCAATTGTTTACCAAAAGAGCGGAGCAATTGGGTATAGAGGAGTTTATCTATATTACCGGCCGGGTAATTCAACAGAAGGCAAGCTGA
- a CDS encoding oligosaccharide flippase family protein: MPKRSYFQDIAGVLGSNVFTLLTNFGLVILLSRLLGTDGYGLYTALIVVPTLVVSFFQMGIRPTTVFLIGSGREDENNLVSAMLTILIFTSVLGVIFSAAAYALIGTKGYTPALLAMALTTIPMRLTTIYAGGVFLGKEEIPKANMMNWLTGLFTLLLAVAMVYFLKLGLFGAVASLLMGNTVVALLAISMLLRRFKTRLSVKNPLILKMLGTGVVYALSFLTIQFNYRIDVVLLKVLSVPREVGIYSLGVSVAEMLWQIPLAIGVVVMSRSANATDKNLLNQSTARLLRISLIAGIIISAAIVLFSPLLVPLIFGTEYLPSVRVMQTIMPGIIMIIAFRVLSGQLAGAGRPDAALKAFAPALLVNVVLNYLWIPGYGANGAVMATNVSYTLASVIYLFVFSRISGMPVKEIFRFGKEDWNFVKRFIDRKKKPESRIEH, translated from the coding sequence TTGCCAAAAAGATCATATTTTCAGGATATTGCCGGAGTACTGGGCAGCAATGTGTTTACCCTGCTGACCAACTTCGGGCTGGTGATTTTGCTTTCGCGCCTGCTGGGTACCGATGGCTACGGACTCTATACCGCCCTGATTGTTGTCCCGACGCTGGTGGTGAGTTTTTTCCAGATGGGCATACGTCCGACCACGGTATTTCTGATCGGCTCAGGCCGCGAAGATGAAAACAACCTTGTTTCGGCCATGCTTACCATACTTATTTTCACCTCGGTACTTGGCGTGATTTTCAGTGCTGCTGCATATGCACTGATCGGCACCAAAGGCTATACACCTGCCCTGCTGGCCATGGCCCTGACCACCATACCCATGCGGCTGACGACCATTTATGCCGGTGGTGTTTTTCTGGGCAAAGAGGAAATCCCCAAAGCCAATATGATGAACTGGCTGACCGGACTTTTCACGCTGCTGCTGGCTGTCGCCATGGTATATTTTCTGAAACTCGGGCTCTTCGGGGCTGTAGCCTCCCTGCTTATGGGTAACACCGTCGTTGCCCTGCTGGCCATATCCATGTTGCTGCGCCGGTTTAAAACCCGGCTCTCTGTTAAAAATCCCCTGATCCTTAAAATGCTCGGAACAGGCGTGGTTTATGCCCTCTCTTTTCTTACGATACAGTTTAATTACCGCATTGACGTGGTGCTGCTCAAGGTGCTTTCCGTGCCGCGTGAAGTGGGAATCTACTCACTCGGGGTTTCAGTAGCCGAAATGCTGTGGCAGATACCGCTGGCCATCGGGGTGGTAGTGATGAGCCGCAGCGCCAACGCCACCGATAAGAATTTGCTGAACCAAAGTACCGCAAGGCTGCTGAGGATCTCACTGATCGCCGGAATTATAATCTCGGCCGCAATTGTATTGTTTTCGCCCCTGCTGGTTCCTCTGATTTTTGGTACGGAATACCTGCCCAGTGTAAGGGTGATGCAGACCATTATGCCCGGCATCATCATGATTATCGCATTCCGTGTGCTTAGTGGTCAGCTGGCCGGTGCCGGACGACCCGATGCCGCCTTGAAAGCCTTTGCCCCCGCCCTGCTGGTAAATGTTGTGCTCAACTATCTTTGGATTCCCGGCTATGGCGCCAACGGAGCCGTGATGGCCACCAATGTGAGCTATACCCTGGCTTCCGTGATCTACCTTTTCGTATTCTCACGAATCAGCGGAATGCCGGTGAAAGAGATATTCAGGTTTGGGAAAGAGGACTGGAATTTTGTAAAACGATTCATCGACAGGAAAAAGAAACCTGAAAGCAGGATTGAGCATTGA